A stretch of DNA from Silvanigrella paludirubra:
ATTTTGCAAACATTTCATAAATACCAAAACAATCACCTTCTTTAGCCAAGCCGCTTATAATAGATCTATTTCTGTCGCATTCTTTTGTAAATTTAACGCAACCAGAAGTTATAAAATAAATGGAATATGCTTTTTCGCCTGCTATAAATATATTTTGTTCTTTTTTTACCCTTAACTCTGTTGAACTTTGAATTAGTATCTCTAATTCTTCTTGGTTTAATGAAGGGAAAAGTGTCATAAATTTTTTAGCAGAATTCATTGTTTCATTTTTTTTCACAAAAAGATCCTTCATTTAAAACCATATTTTTAATAATCAAGCCATTCTTCCCAAGTTTTTCCGTCATGTTTATCTAGCAGAGTTGGAATAATTTTCTCTGATGAAAGTTGTGGAAAAAAAGGTTTTACAGACTCATCTAAAACAAAAACAAATCCACTTCCTCCAAATGAAAAGTCTAATCTACTATGTAAAATTTCATCTTTTGTAAGTTTTGTTAGATTAAAAACATGTGTTAACTTACCAGAAAAAATTGTTTTCTCCATTTCAAGACCTAAATTTTTTATAATAGCTTTTGTATATAATAATTGAGTGTCATGAATAAATTTTGAAATAATACCTTCTTCTTTATATCTCTCCATAAAGTTATTTTCTAAAATAAGTTGAAACTCCTGAATCCAATTTAATGTATTGTTTTCATCACGACCTGACATAAATAAACAAATCGGAGTTAAACATCCTCTTCCATGCCATAAACTACAAAGTTTTGCTACTTCTTCTGTGGAATAATGTAAGTTAATTATTAAGCTGTTTTTAATATCACCTTGAGGAATTAAATGCGTATTTTTTCCGCTTAAAAGTTTTTTAAACGTTTGTATTGTTGTATCAGTACCAAAAACAATCACAGAATCAAAATTATGATAATCTTTAGAAAGAGAACGAGATTTTTCAATAACAATTTCGGTTGGGAAAAAATAGGGTTTTAATTTTTCAACAAGGTCTTCAATTTTTGATCGAATTTTATTTGCAAATGGGTCTTCATTTCTTAAACTTGGTAATTTTATATGTACGGATTTTGCTCCCATTAAGGAAGCAACTTTTGTTGGATAAAGCCATGCAATTGGTATATTTGCGGATGAAATGATAAGTATATTTTTTTCTGCTAATTTTGTAGAATTTTTAACTTGAATTTCATTCCAGCATATTAAAGATTCCGCTAAATCTGACCAGCAAAATGAAGTCCAAAAAGATGGATTCAAAGTTTGAATGAATTTGTGAATATCTTCTTGTGATTTAAATTGTTTTTGGGAAGTTATTTGATTAGTTTTAACATCTGTATTTTCATTTTCTTTTTTTATGTCTAAAAAGAAAAAACTATCTTTCACATTTAAACTGCAGCCTTTTAAAGTAGCATCAGGAGATCGTCCTCTTAAATGAAAAATGCCTTCTTTTTGATCTATAATACAAGCAATATCTTCGGTAATAATAGAAGGCCATGATTCCATATTTATGAAGTCAAAAAAAGCTAAAAACCCATACTCACCTTCTCCTAGCACTTTATTTTCATTTAAGTTAACTACAATAGGAGTTAAAGTTTGATTGCACTGAAATGAACCATCATGTATTTTTTTCAATGACCATGCTTGTGAGCTTAATTCGCACATTCCATATTCAGATAAAAACGAAAAATCAGAAGGATTGCTATAGGACTCTTTAACAATTTGAATTGTTTCTTGAAGATTAAAACTTTGTGTTCTTCCCTTTGTGCCACCTGTATCAATTATATTTAGTTTTTGGCCTTTAAATATTTGTGTTAATTTGTTTTTTTGGACATATTCAGCCACGATTAAATGGTGAAATGTTGTTCCAAATATTATTATATTTTCACAGTATTTTGGATTAAGTAATAATTTTTCTATGTTTTGTGGATTTGATTCAACATCACAGTATTCTAAATTAAAACCATTGTTTTTAAACATCCCAATCATAGCTGCAATAGAACTTTTAGTCCAAATATCTGTTGGTGGAATAAGGCTGATAATAGGTATATCTCTTTTTAAATCATGCAGATCTAAAAAACGCTCAAAACCAATACAAGAATTTTTTGAATATAAATTTAATCTCTCTTCTGTAAAAATATGCTTAGCCTGTATTGTGTTTGTACTACCACTGGAATAAAAAATGGTATCTTTATCCGAAGCAGCTTGTGTATGTAAATTAAAATCACGAAAACAACGAATGGGTAAAAATGGAATTTTTGTTTTTAGTCCGGATGATGTAAAAAAAATGTCAGTAAAAAAATTATGGAGTTTAGGATTTAAAGCAATTAGACTTTGCTTTTGTTTCATCATTTTTTGTAATATTTCAGTAGAGAGAAACTCATTCATAAATTACCTGCTATTGTTTGTGCCGCTGTAAAAAGAGAAGCGAAGTCTGTTTTACATATCAGCTCCGATGGAGATCCTCAATCGGCACTTGCTAAGAATGCGGATATGCTTTAATTGTATGCGTGTTTGGTTTCTATTTAAAGGGTCATAAATGCAAAACATCTCTTCTAACGTTACTTCAAAAGTAAATAAGCCTAAGCAACATAAATATTCTTTACATGGTTTCTTTTTCCTGTTTTTAGGATTTGTAATTTTAGATCAATCTACAAAACTTTGGTCTGAAAAATTATATATGGTGAATTCTTCTTTAACTGATATAAGGAATTACTCACAAATTTCGGATCATATTTTTACAATAGGTTCTTCTCAAAATTGGTTGAGTTTTGATACCACCTATGTTCGTAATACAGGAGCAGCTTGGGGTTTTTTAGGTAATTTACCCGAAAACATAAGGCCATACTTTTTTTATGTTTTAACTAGTATTGCCATGCTTATTATTTTAATTATTTTTTTTAAAACAAATGCAAAGCAAACAATGTCTCGATTAGGTATTGCATTTATTTTTTCTGGTGCTGCCGGAAATTTTATTGATAGAGTATGGTTGCATTATGTCATAGATTGGATTCATTTTAAATGGGATTTCTTAGGTTGGAATTATGATTATCCTGTTTTTAACGTAGCAGACTGCGCTGTTACGGGGGGTGTTATCATATTGATTTTAGATGCTATTATTGATGAAATTCGAAATCGAAAAGCAAAGAAATTGGCAAAAGGTTGACAAATTCAGATTTCGGTAAATGTTCCATTGTATTCTGGACTTTCAGAACTTAATGGAGATTTAGATATGGCACAGCAGTTCCTTAAAAATTCTACCCACCGAGTTAATGAAATATTTCAATCAGGTATAACAGAAGCTCTTAATGCACAAGTTAAAATGTTAATTCCTGAATTTTTATTATTTGCAATTATTGAACAAAAAGACTCGATCGCTTTAAAAATTGCGGATGAGTGTAAATTAGATGAAGTTTTAGTTAAAACATCTATTATAAATGGAATT
This window harbors:
- the lspA gene encoding signal peptidase II, which codes for MQNISSNVTSKVNKPKQHKYSLHGFFFLFLGFVILDQSTKLWSEKLYMVNSSLTDIRNYSQISDHIFTIGSSQNWLSFDTTYVRNTGAAWGFLGNLPENIRPYFFYVLTSIAMLIILIIFFKTNAKQTMSRLGIAFIFSGAAGNFIDRVWLHYVIDWIHFKWDFLGWNYDYPVFNVADCAVTGGVIILILDAIIDEIRNRKAKKLAKG